A single region of the Carassius gibelio isolate Cgi1373 ecotype wild population from Czech Republic chromosome A14, carGib1.2-hapl.c, whole genome shotgun sequence genome encodes:
- the LOC128026955 gene encoding selenoprotein T2-like: MAEYSQTGILTALLLFTVVTVKDIYVGRNSMTQQDSTGPDLQTQRQNKHTLYTGPVLKFQYCISUGYSKVFQEYSRSISQLYPDIRIEGENYPPKPINKYIGNFISYFKLLAIALIVTGQNPFQMFGMNTPSIWSWGQENKIFSCLMAFFISNMLETHFLSTGAFEISLNDVPVWSKLQSGYVPSIQELFQILDNHLKMNQVDKMNFPSP; encoded by the exons ATGGCGGAGTACAGTCAGACGGGTATATTAACGGCCCTGCTGCTGTTTACTGTGGTAACTGTGAAGGATATTTATGTGGGCCGCAACAGCATGACTCAACAGGACAGCACTGGACCCGACCTGcaaacacagagacagaacaaacacacactctacaCGGGTCCGGTTCTCAAGTTCCAGTACTG TATATCCTGAGGGTACAGTAAGGTGTTCCAGGAGTACTCCCGGTCCATCAGCCAGCTGTACCCGGACATCCGAATCGAGGGAGAGAATTACCCTCCCAAACCCATCAACAA ATACATTGGAAATTTCATCTCCTACTTCAAACTGCTTGCCATCGCCTTGATTGTGACTGGACAAAATCCTTTCCAAATGTTTGGAATGAACACTCCAAGTATATGGTCCTGGGGACAGGAGAATAAG ATATTCTCCTGCCTCATGGCATTCTTCATTAGTAACATGTTGGAGACCCATTTCCTCTCGACAGGAGCTTTTGAGATTTCATTGAATG ATGTACCAGTTTGGTCCAAGTTGCAATCAGGATATGTGCCCAGCATTCAGGAACTTTTCCAGATCTTGGATAACCACCTTAAGATGAATCAGGTTGACAAGATGAACTTTCCCTCACCATAG